The DNA sequence cccgaacctgcaagcctagagattaagggaaaggggtgagctactagagcccagtgagcagaataataaaaaaatatattaaaacacatgctttcatggaatgcatcacatcacaaacaatccacatcaaggatggacttgtcaccaatagccctcaacacattccaatggtgccaagggcgtagaatgggcctcattggtctttctcttaacatatcataacataacattccaatgtgccaggggcgtagaatgggcctcactggtctttctcttactctgtgccaggggcgtagaatgggcctcactggacttccgtactgtatcatcgtcatcatatcatatcgagggctaatgggtcatccaacatccatccacatcaacatcataatatgcaatgcaacatattcgtgatttctaatgcaaacaccctagtatatatatcatggcattcgtgatgcatgaacatgctcaaaatttatttgctttgaaacataaggttccattctactcacctcaggctgactctgaacagactatctcactgctggggtcctcggttcctcgggtccgaacctacacaggtggactcaaatgagggaccaaacatacattaacatgactctaaacatctccccaaaggaaggctggacagggcactttcggcggcaggttcggcggccgaaagtcccttcagagccgaaactcagccactttcggcggccgaaagtggttccagagccaaaactcgccaaccttcgggggcaggtttggcggccgaaacccccctccagagccgaaagtccaaactttcgggggtagggttcggcagccataactgcctccccaggcaggtttggcggccgaacatggtttcgACAACTGAACCTGGGTCCTTCAGCAGGCAGAACCCAAGCCAccaacatgcacatttgcctcccaaaccttccaactcaacccaactcatgcaaaaacatgtataaacatgtacacaagcatattggggtctcaaactatcctataccccaacaaacatcatcaAAGCAACACATTAACATGCATTTCATCCTTAAACCCATATAAATCGTAATACTTAAATAActagcctaatcatgcatcttcaCCCCAaaatccttcataaaacttgcttaaaacatcaaagatggtgaggatcgacgcttacctcttgaaaatcgaaaGAAGgtgtgacccaacttggagatttggggaaaataagttccggaggtctccaagcttccaaacttcgatctttgctcaaaaatcttcaaaaccaagctaAAACTCGTCAAAACATGAAGGATTttaaggaaaacatcaaaactaaccatgaaAGGGTTTAGACTCACCTctgtccgaaaatggagaagaaaactcacccattttcggacatggggccttttataggtggctggtcagaccaccttcgggggccaaaggtgctccctaaactacaccatgttcggcggccgaacttggctttccttccttggtgcttttctttcaaaactcaatttctttcttacttaaaaccttaaaatacaggaaaacattttagaaaaacatattttacccttctagagattttcaacatccgagatcccaccggaaaatagaaattctgatgccggggtctagccgggtattacacgtccAGAGTCCATTGTTCCATTGTTCCATAATATCACATACCTACTGCCTAGTGGAGCGTCATGATGTGGTACTCTGTTAGATAGTATCAGTGATACTGCTGTGATTCGATCCCATGCCCATAGCTGAAGTATGAATAATGGATCAGCCATCTGCATAACTTCAGAATTTGTCGCCTTACATAACTGTCTATACAACCATGCCGGACATGCACCACCCCAGCTATAATTGCCGGCCTCTTCAAGATCGGCTAGCAAAGGTAAAAATATTAGGTTCACACGCAAAGCAGATATATCACTAAAAATAGATCCAATGACCCTCATAATATATGCTTTTGCGAACCTATGTACAACTTCCTCATCAGCATCATCTGGAAGTTGACTAAACTCCTCAGCTAGCCAGATGATTTTTAGATAACACCCTCTTATGGCATTATTAGGTGGAACGACACCTAATAATGCCTTACAAACTGATGGCCAATGGTGGCGTGATCGGCCTGTAAAAGCTGCACCATTAACCGGCAACCTGGTTATTAGCCCCACATCCTGAAGGATTATGGTCATTTTCCCTTCGGGAAACATAAATGTATGCGTCTCTGGTCACCACCGCTCAACAAGGGCCGTAATTAAGTGCTAATCCAATGCAAAAAAACCTAACCGTATTACACCATAAAAACTCGTCCGTCGCAGGTGAGGTATTATGTGATCTGGAATATCGTCCAAATGTAAAATTGTACCCGTTCTTCTGCAACCTATCATCTCACTATCTATAGTTTATTACCATATAGCCTCATACCGATGTTCGGCTTGTCCATATAGCAACGATAGATCATTGGGACCCGATAAAATATAATCACGGCGGTCACGGCGGTTGCGTCTTTCCTCCATATCTAATTATACAAAATAATAGACAATATCACGCCATAATGAAATGTTATACTAATACACGTTCACCaactttattataataaaaatcacTAACAATATTTAAACACCATTTATTTACTAAATAACATTATATAAACACTACAAACAAATACATATTCTAAAAAAATTCTATCCAAAAATCACAACAAATActactaatttaaatatattctattcaaaaaatcacaacaaatattctatccaaaaatcacacaaatattctattaaaaatcacaacaaatattCTATTACAACAAATATTCTATTCAAAAGTCCACACCaaatattctatttaaaaaacGCAACAAatttaatactaaaaaaataaaaattaaaaaataaggtGATGTTAATGTAATTAGAATAATACCATGGCTATAAAAAActagattaaattaaataatttaatatttttattaaatattttaattcaatatttaaaaaactattaaattttattacctttttaattatatttattttaaaaaattaaattttattacatattaaaaattatttaaaaaaacttaaacataaaataaaattaatactaatcaatttatatactattatataaatataaattaaattaaaaaataattaaaaaataaatacaagacggatgaaataatttaagaatttaacttattatattttttaaagattattaaattttattttcttaattatatttattttaaaaatattaaattttattagatattaaaaaatatttacaaaaacttaaacataaaataaaattaatactaatcaatttatatattattataatataaaaaaataattttaaaataataaaaaaaaataggacggatgaaatattttaaaaaattaaattattatatttttaaaaaactattaaattttattacctttttaattacatttattttaaaaaaattaaattttattacatattaaaaattatttaaaaaaacttaaacataaaataaaattaatactaaccaatttatatattattataatataaaaattaaaataattaataattttaaagtaattttaaaaaaataagacggatgaattattttaagaatttaaattattatatttttaaaaaattattaaattttatttattaattatatttattttaaaaatatttaattttattagatattagaaaatatttacaaaaacttaaacataaaataaaattaatactaatcgatttatatattattataatacaaaaaacataaataatacgtattaaaaattttaaaaaattaaattattatacttttaaaaaaatattatattttattacttttttaattatatttatcttaaaaatattaaattttattagatattaaaaaaaatttacaaaaacttaaacataaaataaaattaatactaattatttatatattattataatatttgaatttaaaatattatatttaattttaaaaaaataagtttttcaactatcattttaaaagtttctccagaaattactttataaaaattttagggTGTGGATTATGTTTATTTaactttatttcaatttttaattatattttagagataaattgatataaaaatataattaaatattttttcaattaaataattgatggacggttaaaacttttaaaaaaaaaattaaccgtttaatctcttaaataaaaatactaattagataatttttcaaattttaaactttatttaataaaatttctaaatttataaaaattacataaaaaactatattaacaatattacttaatctcaaatactttaattttttattaacatttaatgttttaatttacaattttatttttatatatcaagtaagaaaaatatatatatttaaaaattaaaaatagtttatAGAAAAACCTTATAAGTGGTATACTCAGAAAATGAAAAGAGATGAAAACGGAGATTATGGTATGCTAGAGAAAAAGATTACAGCGGTGCCGGAGGTGTAGAGGTGAAGCCTACGGCAAAGTTTGGAGAGGGAGAAGAGAAGAGCTGAGAGAAGAAGAGCATAATGAAAGCTGAATgaaaaatgggaaaaaaaagGAGATGGTGGGAGACTTGGCTTTAAAAGCCAAAGTCTCTTCGGAACTGTGCATGCATAGCTCCGCCACGCGAACCTgcatataaaagaaattattcgGCATTCAGCACTATAAGTGccgaatatttttttttttgtcaaagttTCGTAAGGAATTCCTGACGAAACTTTGATGGTTGTGCGTGTTCGGCACTCAATGCCGAATCCACCACATCAGCAATGAAATTGCTTTCGTGGTTGGGAACAGATTGTTCAACACCATTGATGTCGAATTGGTCCATGTGGTAGTTCGAACTGCTCTTTATTCTACACCACGAGTATCGAACAAGCCTGTTCGGCAGTATGCCAAACGCACTCGGTTGACACACATGAttcgaaaatatttttgaattctacgtgaattgataattattttatttttaatgcatgaattaaaaaaatgctCTTCCTTATACATGACAAAATGGATTAGTTTGTTACAAGGACGGTGTTATTAAGTTACTTTTGCAAGAATTTCATAACTCACAAATCGGTGACCATTTCAAAGTTCTACAAACATATAAATGGTTGGCCCAATAATTTTATTGGCCATCGATGCATCGGACTGTTGAAGACTATGTTGCTGCCTGTGATATTTGTCAGAGAGCAAAGGCTGACACCCTTGTACCAGCTGGTCTCTTAAAACCATTTCCAATTCTGTGTCAAGTTTGGAAAGACATAACAATGGATTTCATTGAAGGGCTCCCTCAGTGTAACGGTAAAAACACTATTCTGGTTGTGGTAGATCATGTTGGTAAGTCTGCTCACTTTATGGCTTTATCTCAGCCCTTTACTGCAAAAATAGTGGCTGATAAATTTATAGAAGTTGTGGTCAAATTCATGTATCATTAGTGATAGAGATCCAATTTTTATTAGTCATTTTTGGAGGGAGTTTTTCAAGCTATCAGGTACCACCTTGCAAATGAGTTCTTATCATCC is a window from the Manihot esculenta cultivar AM560-2 chromosome 16, M.esculenta_v8, whole genome shotgun sequence genome containing:
- the LOC110603261 gene encoding serine/threonine-protein phosphatase 7 long form homolog, encoding MTIILQDVGLITRLPVNGAAFTGRSRHHWPSVCKALLGVVPPNNAIRGCYLKIIWLAEEFSQLPDDADEEVVHRFAKAYIMRVIGSIFSDISALRVNLIFLPLLADLEEAGNYSWGGACPAWLYRQLCKATNSEVMQMADPLFILQLWAWDRITAVSLILSNRVPHHDAPLGSRYVILWNNGTMDSGRVIPG